The following coding sequences lie in one Arabidopsis thaliana chromosome 3, partial sequence genomic window:
- a CDS encoding F-box and associated interaction domains-containing protein (F-box and associated interaction domains-containing protein; CONTAINS InterPro DOMAIN/s: F-box domain, cyclin-like (InterPro:IPR001810), F-box domain, Skp2-like (InterPro:IPR022364), F-box associated domain, type 1 (InterPro:IPR006527), F-box associated interaction domain (InterPro:IPR017451); BEST Arabidopsis thaliana protein match is: F-box and associated interaction domains-containing protein (TAIR:AT3G22350.1); Has 1838 Blast hits to 1785 proteins in 47 species: Archae - 0; Bacteria - 0; Metazoa - 0; Fungi - 0; Plants - 1836; Viruses - 0; Other Eukaryotes - 2 (source: NCBI BLink).) gives MMMSDLSLDLVEEILSRVPATSLKRLRSTCKLWNALFKNPGFTKKQFLKAPKESLVLMLKEYSVCPMIANLSVSAPSIEFKGALNLKNYPPYSEEVDIHEACHCDGLLLCTTMDYRIVVWNPCLGETRWIRWPKNIYSRFALGYEKNKYGRIYKILRCWDRHNSPTGRVDEFEIYEFSSDSWRVLDLVALDCHIASHIGVSFKGNTYWLASDKKDKYGLLLCFDFTTERFTRLCLPPSQDVSKMALSVVGGKQLSLLSQSDSTSKIMEMWVTNIIEDVLMWSKSFTVDIPIRGDYCPYLTSYLVDEEKKVAVCYNENFEKSNKKVYIIGEDNGYYTEIPLVESSYQVWGYPIIFNYVPSLVQIEEGGCIIKE, from the coding sequence ATGATGATGTCCGATCTTTCTTTGGATTTGGTAGAGGAAATACTCTCTAGGGTTCCAGCCACATCTCTCAAACGATTACGATCTACTTGCAAACTATGGAACGCTTTATTTAAAAACCCGGGATTTACCAAGAAGCAATTTCTTAAAGCACCAAAGGAGTCACTGGTTCTCATGTTGAAGGAGTATAGCGTTTGTCCAATGATCGCCAATCTCAGCGTTTCTGCTCCGTCTATAGAGTTTAAAGGTGCACTTAACCTAAAGAATTATCCTCCTTATTCAGAAGAAGTCGATATACATGAAGCTTGTCACTGTGATGGTTTATTGCTATGTACAACTATGGACTATAGAATAGTGGTTTGGAACCCGTGTTTGGGGGAAACAAGGTGGATCCGATGGCCCAAAAACATTTACTCTAGGTTTGCTCTAGGATacgagaaaaacaaatatggcCGTATctacaaaatcttgaggtGTTGGGATCGTCACAATTCACCAACTGGCCGAGTTGATGAGTTTGAAATCTATGAGTTTAGCTCTGATTCATGGAGGGTTCTTGATCTCGTCGCTCTTGATTGCCACATAGCATCACATATTGGCGTTTCTTTCAAGGGAAATACTTATTGGCTTGCGTCTgataaaaaagacaaatatggACTCTTGCTTTGCTTCGATTTTACAACAGAAAGATTTACGCGTCTGTGTCTTCCACCATCTCAGGATGTGTCTAAGATGGCTCTATCAGTTGTTGGAGGAAAACAACTCTCACTGTTAAGTCAAAGTGATAGTACATCAAAGATAATGGAGATGTGGGTGACCAATATTATTGAAGATGTACTGATGTGGAGCAAATCTTTTACCGTGGATATACCCATTCGCGGTGATTATTGTCCGTATTTGACGAGTTATCTAGTCgacgaagaaaagaaagtggCTGTGTgttataatgaaaattttgagaaaagcAACAAGAAAGTATACATTATTGGAGAGGACAATGGATACTACACAGAAATCCCTTTAGTAGAATCTAGTTACCAAGTGTGGGGATATccaattattttcaattatgttccaagtttggtTCAAATCGAGGAAGGTGGATGCATTATAAAAGAATGA
- a CDS encoding F-box and associated interaction domains-containing protein (F-box and associated interaction domains-containing protein; CONTAINS InterPro DOMAIN/s: F-box domain, cyclin-like (InterPro:IPR001810), F-box domain, Skp2-like (InterPro:IPR022364), F-box associated domain, type 1 (InterPro:IPR006527), F-box associated interaction domain (InterPro:IPR017451); BEST Arabidopsis thaliana protein match is: F-box and associated interaction domains-containing protein (TAIR:AT3G22720.1); Has 1733 Blast hits to 1679 proteins in 39 species: Archae - 0; Bacteria - 0; Metazoa - 0; Fungi - 0; Plants - 1731; Viruses - 0; Other Eukaryotes - 2 (source: NCBI BLink).) — protein sequence MMSNLPLDLVEEILSRVPATSLKRLRSTCRQWNALLKDRRFTEKHFRKAPKESLVLMLKEISVNLNVTPPSIEFKDALGLKDSHSNSEQVDIVQVLHCDGLLLCTTKDNRHVVWNPCLGETHWIQFKVDYGRVYSSFALGYIQNNESCRSYKILWRWKSNDYKSSPRQRGFEIYEFISDKWRVIDDVNHDSLVNHNYLGRCCRVSLKGNIYWLVDDVEDNSRSLLMFDFKTERFKRLCLPHFENVGHMVLSFVREEQLSVLYWSRATPKMEIWITNNIDTDATLLWRLHLDTRFNCVRIFSSLYFEEEKKVVLCCNVKLLMMIRSARTWYTLSERTMDI from the coding sequence ATGATGTCGAATCTTCCTTTGGATTTGGTAGAGGAAATACTCTCTAGGGTTCCAGCCACATCTCTCAAACGATTACGATCGACTTGTAGACAATGGAACGCTTTATTGAAAGACCGAAGATTCACAGAGAAGCACTTTCGTAAAGCACCAAAGGAGTCTCTAGTTCTCATGTTGAAAGAAATAAGCGTCAATCTCAACGTTACTCCTCCATCTATAGAGTTTAAAGATGCACTTGGCTTAAAGGATTCCCATTCTAATTCAGAACAAGTTGATATAGTCCAAGTTCTTCACTGCGATGGTTTGTTGTTATGCACCACCAAGGACAATAGACACGTGGTTTGGAATCCGTGTTTGGGGGAAACCCATTGGATCCAATTCAAAGTTGATTACGGGAGAGTCTACTCCAGCTTTGCTCTAGGATATATCCAAAACAACGAATCTTGCCGTAGCTACAAAATCTTGTGGAGGTGGAAAAGTAACGATTACAAATCATCACCGCGTCAAAGAGGGTTTGAAATATACGAGTTTATCTCTGATAAATGGAGGGTTATTGATGACGTCAATCACGACTCTTTGGTCAATCACAACTATTTAGGACGTTGCTGTCGCGTGTCTTTGAAGGGAAATATTTACTGGcttgttgatgatgttgaagaCAATTCTAGATCTTTACTTATGTTTGACtttaaaacagagagatttaaACGTCTATGCCTTCCGCATTTCGAAAATGTTGGTCACATGGTTTTATCATTTGTTAGAGAAGAACAACTCTCAGTATTATATTGGAGCCGTGCTACACCAAAGATGGAGATATGGATAACCAATAACATTGATACTGATGCTACATTGTTGTGGAGACTGCACTTAGACACTCGCTTTAATTGTGTTCGAATCTTCTCAAGTCTCTATTtcgaggaggagaagaaagtcgTCTTGTGTTGTAATGTTAAATTGTTAATGATGATAAGATCAGCAAGAACATGGTATACATTATCGGAGAGGACGATGGATATATAG
- a CDS encoding uncharacterized protein (unknown protein; Has 30201 Blast hits to 17322 proteins in 780 species: Archae - 12; Bacteria - 1396; Metazoa - 17338; Fungi - 3422; Plants - 5037; Viruses - 0; Other Eukaryotes - 2996 (source: NCBI BLink).) — protein sequence MTKTDSASTNPTCMTTNRKLIGDVMAPMVFGVFQQHKIFPLILSLTCALMH from the coding sequence ATGACTAAGACCGACTCGGCCTCTACAAACCCAACGTGCATGACCACTAATCGAAAACTCATTGGTGATGTGATGGCTCCAATGGTGTTTGGAGTATTCCAACAACACAAGATCTTCCCACTCATTCTCTCTTTGACTTGTGCCTTAATGCATTAA
- a CDS encoding F-box/associated interaction domain protein (F-box and associated interaction domains-containing protein; CONTAINS InterPro DOMAIN/s: F-box domain, cyclin-like (InterPro:IPR001810), F-box domain, Skp2-like (InterPro:IPR022364), F-box associated domain, type 1 (InterPro:IPR006527), F-box associated interaction domain (InterPro:IPR017451); BEST Arabidopsis thaliana protein match is: F-box and associated interaction domains-containing protein (TAIR:AT3G22700.1); Has 1495 Blast hits to 1438 proteins in 38 species: Archae - 0; Bacteria - 0; Metazoa - 0; Fungi - 0; Plants - 1493; Viruses - 0; Other Eukaryotes - 2 (source: NCBI BLink).), with translation MMSDLPLDLVEKILSRVPATSLKRLRSTCRRWNALLKDRRFTEKHFHKAPKESRVLMLKEYRVFPISVNLKVTPPSVDFKGALGYSHSNSEQVVITEVFHCDGLLLCTTNDDRLVVWNPCLGETKWIQLKVDYRRYVSIFALGYIQNNESCRSYKILWTWYSYDYNSSPPQRGLGFEIYEFSSDSSWRVLDDVNHDSVVNHNSIIRSGVSLKGNTYMLAYDIEENSKFLLMFDFTTERLKRLCLPHFQDVGEMDLSVREEQLSVLNWSRITSKMEIWITNNFDTEATLLWKRVHLDSQCNCVRIFSSLYFDEEKKVVLYCNVKDGETSKKVVYIIGEDDGHYIEIPFVKSIKIERLQLIHTTRWYSLIFNYVPSLFQIQ, from the coding sequence ATGATGTCGGATCTTCCTTTAGATTTGGTAGAGAAAATACTCTCTAGGGTTCCCGCCACATCTCTCAAACGACTACGATCGACTTGTAGACGATGGAACGCTTTATTGAAAGACCGAAGATTCACCGAGAAACACTTTCATAAAGCACCAAAGGAGTCTAGAGTTCTCATGTTGAAAGAGTATAGGGTTTTTCCAATAAGCGTCAATCTCAAAGTTACTCCTCCATCTGTAGACTTTAAAGGTGCACTTGGTTATTCCCATTCTAATTCAGAACAAGTCGTGATAACCGAAGTTTTTCACTGCGATGGTTTGTTGTTATGCACCACCAATGACGATAGACTCGTGGTTTGGAATCCGTGTTTGGGGGAAACCAAATGGATCCAACTCAAAGTTGATTACCGGAGATACGTCTCCATATTTGCTCTAGGGTATATCCAAAACAACGAATCCTGCCGTAGCTATAAAATCTTGTGGACTTGGTATAGTTACGATTACAATTCATCACCGCCACAAAGAGGTTTGGGGTTTGAAATATACGAGTTTAGCTCTGATTCATCATGGAGGGTTCTTGATGACGTCAATCACGACTCCGTCGTCAATCACAACTCCATAATAAGAAGTGGCGTGTCTTTGAAGGGAAATACTTATATGCTTGCTTATGATATTGaagaaaattctaaatttttactAATGTTTGATTTTACAACAGAGCGATTGAAACGTCTATGCCTTCCGCATTTCCAAGATGTTGGTGAAATGGATCTATCTGTTAGAGAAGAACAACTCTCAGTATTGAATTGGAGCCGTATTACATCAAAGATGGAGATATGGATAACCAATAACTTTGATACTGAAGCTACATTGTTGTGGAAAAGAGTGCACTTAGACAGTCAATGTAATTGTGTTCGAATCTTCTCAAGTCTATATTTcgacgaggagaagaaagtcgTCTTGTATTGTAATGTTAAAGATGGTGAGACCAGCAAGAAAGTGGTATACATTATCGGAGAGGACGATGGACATTACATAGAAATCCCTTTcgtaaaatctataaaaatagaaaggcTTCAACTTATCCATACTACAAGATGGTACTCATTGATTTTCAATTATGTTCCGAGTTTGTTTCAAATCCAGTAA
- a CDS encoding F-box family protein (F-box family protein; CONTAINS InterPro DOMAIN/s: F-box domain, cyclin-like (InterPro:IPR001810), F-box domain, Skp2-like (InterPro:IPR022364), F-box associated domain, type 1 (InterPro:IPR006527), F-box associated interaction domain (InterPro:IPR017451); BEST Arabidopsis thaliana protein match is: F-box and associated interaction domains-containing protein (TAIR:AT3G22720.1); Has 1037 Blast hits to 993 proteins in 19 species: Archae - 0; Bacteria - 0; Metazoa - 0; Fungi - 0; Plants - 1037; Viruses - 0; Other Eukaryotes - 0 (source: NCBI BLink).), with product MTMPDLPPDLVEEILSRVPATSVKKLRSTCTQWNAIFKDERFTEKHFSKAPKESMVLMLKEHRVCPDKRLVVWNPCLGETKWIQLKVDYRRYVSKFCLGYIQNNESRRSYKILRSWYSYDDKSSPRQRDLGFEIYEFISDSSWRVLNDGNTYLLAYDVEENSRVVLMFDFTTERFKRLRLPHFQDVGNMDLSVVREEQLSILHWTRNTSKMEIWITNNIDTDATLLWRLHLHTQVFSRNCVRVFSSLYIDKEKKVVLCCNVNDDATSKNIVYIIGEDNGYYTEILFLLPINIHWVLLDRNKKWYSSIFNYVPRLVQIYNGHLLFFS from the exons atgaCGATGCCCGATCTTCCGCCAGATTTGGTCGAGGAAATACTTTCTAGGGTTCCGGCGACATCTGTGAAAAAGTTACGATCTACTTGCACACAATGGAACGCTATATTCAAAGATGAAAGATTCACTGAGAAGCACTTTAGTAAAGCACCAAAGGAGTCTATGGTTCTCATGTTGAAGGAGCATAGGGTTTGCCCG GACAAAAGACTCGTGGTTTGGAATCCGTGTTTGGGGGAAACCAAGTGGATCCAACTCAAAGTTGATTACCGGAGATACGTCTCCAAGTTTTGTCTAGGGTATATCCAAAACAACGAATCTCGCCGTAGCTATAAAATCTTGCGGAGTTGGTATAGTTACGATGACAAATCATCACCGCGCCAAAGAGATTTGGGGTTTGAAATATACGAGTTTATCTCTGATTCGTCATGGAGAGTTCTTAATGAC GGAAATACTTACTTGCTTGCTTATGATGTTGAAGAAAATTCTAGAGTTGTACTAATGTTTGATTTTACAACAGAGAGATTCAAACGTCTACGCCTTCCGCATTTCCAAGATGTTGGTAATATGGATCTATCAGTTGTTAGAGAAGAACAACTCTCAATATTACATTGGACTCGTAATACATCAAAGATGGAGATTTGGATAACTAATAACATTGATACTGATGCTACATTGTTGTGGAGACTGCACTTACACACTCAAGTCTTCTCACGTAATTGTGTTCGAGTCTTCTCAAGTCTATATATcgacaaggagaagaaagttgtCTTGTGTTGTAATGTTAATGATGATGCGACCAGCAAGAACATAGTATACATTATCGGAGAGGACAATGGATATTACACAGAAATCCTTTTCCTACTCCCTATAAACATACATTGGGTTCTACTTGACCGTAATAAAAAATGGTATTCATCTATTTTCAATTATGTTCCGCGTTTGGTTCAAATCTATAATGGtcatctcttatttttttcttaa
- the HMT3 gene encoding homocysteine S-methyltransferase 3 (homocysteine S-methyltransferase 3 (HMT3); FUNCTIONS IN: homocysteine S-methyltransferase activity; INVOLVED IN: biological_process unknown; LOCATED IN: plasma membrane; EXPRESSED IN: 16 plant structures; EXPRESSED DURING: 7 growth stages; CONTAINS InterPro DOMAIN/s: Homocysteine S-methyltransferase (InterPro:IPR003726); BEST Arabidopsis thaliana protein match is: homocysteine methyltransferase 2 (TAIR:AT3G63250.1); Has 6696 Blast hits to 6688 proteins in 1870 species: Archae - 4; Bacteria - 4184; Metazoa - 339; Fungi - 135; Plants - 163; Viruses - 0; Other Eukaryotes - 1871 (source: NCBI BLink).) has product MGSFVKEETSSLMTDFLEKCGGYAVVDGGFATELQRHGADINDPLWSAKCLITSPHLVTKVHLDYLESGANIIITASYQATIQGFVAKGLSVGEAENLLRRSVEITYEAREIFYNRCTKGSWDFAYAGKASRRPILVAASVGSYGAYLADGSEYSGIYGDSVSKETLKDFHRRRVQILAKSGADLIAFETIPNKLEAEAYADLLEEEDIDIPAWFSFTSKDGVSVPRGDSVVECAKVADSCKNVVAIGINCTAPRYIHALIISLRQMTRKPIVVYPNSGEVYDGLNKKWIKSEGESEEDFVSYVSKWRDAGASLFGGCCRTTPNTIRAIAKVLSDEPSAASKPKFGQ; this is encoded by the exons ATGGGATCTTTCGTGAAAGAAGAAACGTCGTCGTTGATGACAGATTTTTTGGAGAAGTGCGGTGGTTATGCGGTGGTGGATGGAGGGTTTGCGACGGAGCTACAGCGCCACGGAGCTGATATCAATGATCCACTTTGGAGTGCTAAGTGCCTTATTACTTCTCCTCACCTTGTTACAAAG GTGCACTTGGATTACCTTGAATCTGGAGCAAATATCATCATAACAGCATCTTACCAG GCGACGATACAAGGTTTTGTGGCAAAAGGTCTATCGGTGGGAGAAGCAGAAAATTTACTTAGAAGGAGCGTTGAAATCACGTACGAGGCACGTGAGATTTTCTACAACAGATGCACCAAGGGTTCATGGGATTTCGCCTACGCTGGAAAAGCTTCCCGGAGACCAATTCTTGTCGCAGCTTCCGTTGGTAGCTATGGAGCTTATCTCGCTGACGGCTCCGAATACAG TGGGATATATGGAGATTCTGTGAGTAAGGAGACATTAAAGGATTTCCATAGAAGAAGAGTTCAAATCTTAGCAAAATCTGGAGCCGACCTAATAGCATTCGAGACTATTCCAAATAAGCTCGAAGCAGAG GCTTATGCGGATCTTCTTGAGGAGGAAGATATCGATATTCCGGCATGGTTCTCGTTCACTTCCAAGGACGGAGTCAGTGTGCCACGAGGAGATTCAGTTGTAGAATGTGCGAAAGTGGCAGATTCATGCAAGAACGTGGTGGCCATTGGAATCAATTGTACTGCACCAAGATACATTCATGCTTTAATTATCTCCTTGCGCCAG ATGACACGCAAACCAATCGTTGTATACCCAAACAGCGGGGAAGTCTACGACGGTCTGAACAAGAAATGGATT AAGTCAGAGGGAGAGTCAGAGGAGGATTTTGTGTCGTACGTGAGTAAATGGAGAGATGCAGGAGCTTCTCTGTTTGGAGGATGTTGTCGGACTACTCCAAACACCATCAGAGCCATTGCTAAAGTTCTCTCCGACGAACCTTCTGCAGcatcaaaacccaaattcgGGCAATAG
- a CDS encoding LOW protein: PPR containing-like protein (INVOLVED IN: photosystem II assembly, regulation of chlorophyll biosynthetic process, photosystem I assembly, thylakoid membrane organization, RNA modification; LOCATED IN: chloroplast; EXPRESSED IN: 13 plant structures; EXPRESSED DURING: LP.04 four leaves visible, 4 anthesis, petal differentiation and expansion stage, E expanded cotyledon stage, D bilateral stage; CONTAINS InterPro DOMAIN/s: Pentatricopeptide repeat (InterPro:IPR002885); BEST Arabidopsis thaliana protein match is: Tetratricopeptide repeat (TPR)-like superfamily protein (TAIR:AT2G29760.1).) — MAMLGNVLHLSPMVLATTTTTKPSLLNQSKCTKATPSSLKNCKTIDELKMFHRSLTKQGLDNDVSTITKLVARSCELGTRESLSFAKEVFENSESYGTCFMYNSLIRGYASSGLCNEAILLFLRMMNSGISPDKYTFPFGLSACAKSRAKGNGIQIHGLIVKMGYAKDLFVQNSLVHFYAECGELDSARKVFDEMSERNVVSWTSMICGYARRDFAKDAVDLFFRMVRDEEVTPNSVTMVCVISACAKLEDLETGEKVYAFIRNSGIEVNDLMVSALVDMYMKCNAIDVAKRLFDEYGASNLDLCNAMASNYVRQGLTREALGVFNLMMDSGVRPDRISMLSAISSCSQLRNILWGKSCHGYVLRNGFESWDNICNALIDMYMKCHRQDTAFRIFDRMSNKTVVTWNSIVAGYVENGEVDAAWETFETMPEKNIVSWNTIISGLVQGSLFEEAIEVFCSMQSQEGVNADGVTMMSIASACGHLGALDLAKWIYYYIEKNGIQLDVRLGTTLVDMFSRCGDPESAMSIFNSLTNRDVSAWTAAIGAMAMAGNAERAIELFDDMIEQGLKPDGVAFVGALTACSHGGLVQQGKEIFYSMLKLHGVSPEDVHYGCMVDLLGRAGLLEEAVQLIEDMPMEPNDVIWNSLLAACRVQGNVEMAAYAAEKIQVLAPERTGSYVLLSNVYASAGRWNDMAKVRLSMKEKGLRKPPGTSSIQIRGKTHEFTSGDESHPEMPNIEAMLDEVSQRASHLGHVPDLSNVLMDVDEKEKIFMLSRHSEKLAMAYGLISSNKGTTIRIVKNLRVCSDCHSFAKFASKVYNREIILRDNNRFHYIRQGKCSCGDFW, encoded by the coding sequence ATGGCGATGTTGGGTAatgttcttcatctctctccaATGGTGTTAGCCACCACGACGACTACGAAACCATCTCTTCTAAACCAGAGCAAGTGTACCAAAGCCACGCCATCGTCGTTAAAGAATTGCAAAACCATAGACGAACTCAAAATGTTTCATCGTTCGCTCACGAAGCAAGGACTTGATAATGATGTCTCCACTATAACTAAGCTTGTAGCACGGAGTTGTGAATTGGGTACTCGTGAAAGTTTGAGCTTTGCTAAAGAAGTGTTTGAGAACAGTGAATCGTATGGAACTTGTTTCATGTACAATTCTTTGATTCGAGGATATGCATCTTCTGGGTTATGCAACGAAGCTATATTGTTATTTCTTCGAATGATGAATTCTGGGATTTCTCCAGATAAGTACACGTTTCCTTTTGGATTGAGTGCGTGTGCGAAAAGCAGAGCGAAAGGTAATGGGATTCAGATTCATGGGTTGATTGTGAAGATGGGTTATGCGAAAGATTTGTTTGTGCAGAACTCGCTGGTTCATTTTTACGCCGAGTGTGGAGAGCTTGATAGTGCACGTaaggtgtttgatgaaatgtctgaGAGAAATGTTGTTTCTTGGACGAGTATGATTTGTGGTTACGCGAGGCGGGATTTTGCTAAAGACGctgttgatttgttttttcggATGGTGAGAGATGAAGAGGTGACTCCTAATTCGGTTACAATGGTGTGTGTGATATCGGCTTGTGCTAAGCTAGAGGATCTTGAGACGGGCGAGAAGGTTTATGCTTTTATCCGTAATTCTGGTATTGAAGTTAATGATCTTATGGTTAGTGCACTGGTTGATATGTACATGAAATGCAATGCCATTGATGTAGCAAAACGGCTTTTTGATGAATATGGTGCTAGTAATTTGGATTTGTGCAATGCAATGGCATCAAATTATGTACGGCAAGGGTTAACGAGGGAGGCTTTAGGTGTTTTTAATCTGATGATGGACTCTGGTGTTAGACCTGATAGGATTTCGATGTTGAGTGCGATTTCATCTTGTTCACAATTGAGAAATATCTTGTGGGGAAAGAGCTGTCATGGGTATGTATTGAGGAATGGGTTTGAGAGTTGGGATAATATATGCAATGCGTTGATTGATATGTACATGAAATGTCATAGGCAAGATACTGCGTTTAGGATCTTTGATCGGATGTCGAACAAGACAGTGGTGACGTGGAACTCGATTGTTGCTGGCTATGTAGAGAATGGTGAGGTGGATGCAGCCTGGGAAACATTTGAAACCATGCCTGAGAAAAACATTGTTTCTTGGAATACGATTATCAGCGGTCTGGTGCAAGGAAGTTTGTTTGAGGAAGCGATTGAAGTTTTCTGTTCTATGCAAAGCCAAGAGGGTGTCAATGCGGATGGTGTGACAATGATGAGTATTGCATCTGCTTGTGGGCACTTGGGAGCTCTTGATCTAGCTAAATGGATATATTACTACATTGAGAAGAACGGAATTCAGCTTGATGTCAGACTTGGTACAACCTTAGTAGATATGTTTTCTAGGTGTGGGGATCCTGAAAGTGCTATGtcaatttttaatagtttGACAAACAGAGATGTCTCAGCTTGGACAGCGGCTATAGGAGCAATGGCTATGGCAGGAAACGCTGAGCGAGCAATTGAGCTTTTCGATGATATGATTGAACAAGGGTTGAAACCAGATGGGGTTGCGTTTGTTGGAGCACTGACAGCTTGCAGCCATGGTGGATTGGTCCAACAGGGTAAGGAAATTTTCTATTCGATGTTGAAACTTCATGGAGTTTCTCCAGAAGATGTGCACTATGGATGTATGGTTGATCTGCTTGGTCGAGCAGGATTGTTAGAGGAAGCTGTGCAACTCATTGAGGACATGCCTATGGAGCCAAACGATGTGATTTGGAACTCTCTTTTAGCTGCTTGTCGTGTTCAGGGAAATGTGGAGATGGCAGCTTATGCAGCCGAGAAGATACAAGTCTTGGCTCCAGAGAGAACTGGGAGTTATGTTCTTCTGTCAAATGTTTATGCATCAGCTGGAAGATGGAACGACATGGCGAAAGTGAGACTGAGTATGAAGGAGAAAGGGTTACGTAAACCGCCAGGGACTAGTTCAATACAGATTCGAGGTAAAACCCATGAGTTCACATCAGGGGACGAGTCACACCCTGAAATGCCAAACATAGAAGCAATGCTAGATGAAGTTAGTCAAAGAGCGAGTCACTTAGGCCATGTACCTGATCTTAGTAATGTTCTTATGGATGttgatgagaaagagaagatctttATGCTTAGCAGACACAGCGAGAAACTTGCAATGGCCTATGGACTCATTAGCTCAAACAAAGGCACAACAATCCGAATAGTCAAGAACCTAAGAGTATGCTCTGATTGTCATTCATTTGCAAAATTTGCATCCAAAGTATACAACAGAGAAATCATTCTAAGAGACAATAACCGGTTTCATTACATCCGTCAAGGGAAGTGTTCTTGCGGTGACTTCTGGTGA